One Metamycoplasma gateae genomic window, TAGATGTTGAAACAACAATGTTTAAAACGTATGTACCTTTAACTGTTTGTGGTTTTAATCTTTTAACAGTTTGGATTAATGTTTCAGCATTTTGAACTAATAAAGCTGTATCCATTGATTTTTTACCAACAGAAGCATGGATAATTCCACCTTTATCTGCACGGTAATTAGCTTTACCTTTTTTAAGTTCTTCAACAGCTTTAGCTGGATTTGTTGTAACTGTACCAGTTTTTGGGTTTGGCATTAAACCTTTAGGTCCAAGTTTTTTACCATATTTACCTAAAACTAACATCATTTTAGGATCTGCAACAATAACATCAAAATCATATTTGTCTTGGTTTAAAACTTCTGGTAATTCAGATGATGAATAAACTAAGTCAGCTCCTGCTTCTAAAGCAGCTTTTTGAGCACTCACTTCGTCAGTAGCAACTAAAACTTTAACTGTTTTACCTGTACCGTTTGGTAATACTACAGCTCCACGTAATTGTTGGTCAGATTTTCTTGTATCTAGGTTTAGTTTAAT contains:
- the rplA gene encoding 50S ribosomal protein L1 produces the protein MAKRVTKNAKVLKTLVNKKDVYSLVDAINLAKKASFAKFDESLDIAIKLNLDTRKSDQQLRGAVVLPNGTGKTVKVLVATDEVSAQKAALEAGADLVYSSSELPEVLNQDKYDFDVIVADPKMMLVLGKYGKKLGPKGLMPNPKTGTVTTNPAKAVEELKKGKANYRADKGGIIHASVGKKSMDTALLVQNAETLIQTVKRLKPQTVKGTYVLNIVVSTSMGAAVKVKID